Sequence from the Paramagnetospirillum magnetotacticum MS-1 genome:
CGCGGTCGTCGGGCATGGAGGCGAACCGGTTGGCCTGCAGCGCCAGGGAGCGGGCCAATTCCAGATCTCCCCGGCCGAGGAAGGCGCGGCCCTGGCGGATCAGAACCCTGGCATTCTCGTGGCGCGGCTTGGCGCCGCCCAGCAGGTTGCGCAACAGGACCAAAGGCGCGAGAAGAAGGCCGGGCAGGGACCACCAGCCCAGGGCCCAGGTGATGGTCGAGGCGCGTACAGCGGCGCGGTCGGCGCATGCCCGGCAAAAAATTCCTTCCACCGTGCCGGTTTTTGCCCACACCAGATACGAGCGGACCCAGTGATAAACCACGTAGCGCGGCTGGGCGGTGAGCGCTCCACAGCCGCAACAGGCGATGGGGGCGCCAGCCACCTGGACGTCGTCGTCATGGGTGGATTCCTGGCCGAATGTGTCGTATTCGGCGCGGCGGACCACGTCCTTCAAGACACCATAGGCCTCGATAACCCGTTGAAACTCCTCACGCGCACGCTTGGAGGCATTGCGGTCGGGATGGACTTTCTTCACGCGGGAGCGATAGGCGGTTTTGATCGCGCCCGCATCCGCCCCCGGGGCGAGACCGAGGATCGCGTAATAGCCTTTGGGGTCGCGCGCGATGGTGTTCATACCGATTGGTGCTTGTTCCTGGGCCTCTGAGTTGCCGGGTTGTTCAAGCAAAGCCTATGCCATCGGTCGGGGTTTGGAGAAATCGCGCAGGGATCATACCACGATTTGCGTTGCAGGTGCGCCAGCCGGGGGCAGATCCACGAAGGACCGTCCCGACTGGAACGAGACCTGGCCCTTGATGCCGGTCATCTGGCCGCATTCGGCGAAGATGCCCGCGATATCGCGGCACATGACGGGCGGCAGGGCCTCGGCGGTGCGCACGATCAGGTCGAAGCGCTTGGCATCCTTTTGCACCAGCCCGTCCAACTGAATGCGGCCCAGCACGCTCATGCGCACATCCAGGATGAAGCGCTGCTCGCTTCCCTTCTTTCCTCCACCCTCATCCTCGTTGGGCGGACGGTGAACATAAAGGTCGATGGGGTCGATATTGGCCCCATGGGCGAAGGGTAGCGTGATGGCCTGCCAATCGCCGCGTCCCATGGGCCGGGTGGACTCCTCGGCCAGATCGAGGAATTCCTTCTTCAGCCGGTCGGCCAGGTCCTTGCGGCCCGCCTTTTCCAGGCCCTTGGTCACCGGCTCGCTCAGCAACTGGCGGGCATCGCCCGAGCGCACCGCGCCCGTGAAGAGGGACATGGCCGCCGCCAGACGGGGGCCCGCCTGGGGGATCATGCGCATCAACTGCTCGGCCGCCTGACGGTCCGATTGCAGCAAGGTGTCCACCGCCTGATCCAAAGTGGGCCAGCCATCCGGCGACAGGCCCTGGGGCGGGCTGGCGGCGGGGGCCATGGGCGGCGGCGGCAGGGGGCGTCCGATCACTTCCAGCCGCAGCACGCTGCCGGGCTGCAGCGTAGTGCCCACATCCAGTGACAGGACGCCCGCCGGGCTTTGCACCAGGGCGGCACCGCCCGTGGGCTGGGAGAGGACCACGCCGGGCATGGTCACATTGGGCGGGGTTTGCTGCGGCTGCGGGCTGGCGGGCATGGAGGGCGCGGTCAGAGCGGCGGCCGGGGCGGGCTGTGTCCCGGGCTGGGGCGGGACGGCGGCGGCGGCTGGGGCGTGCGGCGCGGGCGGCGGAATCGGCGCCGTGCTGGGCAGTGACGAGGCTGGGGCTTGCACGGCTGGGCTCTGGGCCAAGGGGCCTGGCTGGGCGGGTTGGGCGGTGGCGGTGGGAATGGGCTGGCCGCCACTGATGGCGTTTTCGCCGGGAGGCGCCATGGCGGCGATGCGCACCATCAGGCGCGAACCGGGGGCGAGATCGGTCATGGACTGAGGTAGCGGCTGAGCCATGTCCAGACCGGGCGTGGCGGCGTTGGGGGGCAGCATCACCGCGCCCGGCGGACCGGAGCGGATCACCGTGGCGACAAGGCCCACCGGCCCCGCCGCCAGTCCGGGCGCGGTCACTACCGGCGCGCCTGCCGGACCGGGCTGGGCGGCCGGGATCTGGCCGGGCGCGGTCTGCGCCGGACCAGCCTGTTTGACTCCACTACCCAGCATGGCGGCCAGATCGGGGGGATTGGCGGGCAAGAGGGGTTGGGGCGTCAGCCCCATGGGGCGGCCATTGATGGCCAGCAGCTTGAAGGCGGGCAGGCCGTTCTGCGAGATGTACTGAATGGCCAACTGGGCGCCGTCGGGCGGCAGGGGCTGGCCGGGGGGCAGGCGCAGCGACAGGCT
This genomic interval carries:
- a CDS encoding DNA polymerase III, with product MCSAIPPAPPPVALPAQASVPVVLSVVADKGAAEALAKLQAGAVLAATMTQSEGKAVVQVMTADGSSLSLRLPPGQPLPPDGAQLAIQYISQNGLPAFKLLAINGRPMGLTPQPLLPANPPDLAAMLGSGVKQAGPAQTAPGQIPAAQPGPAGAPVVTAPGLAAGPVGLVATVIRSGPPGAVMLPPNAATPGLDMAQPLPQSMTDLAPGSRLMVRIAAMAPPGENAISGGQPIPTATAQPAQPGPLAQSPAVQAPASSLPSTAPIPPPAPHAPAAAAVPPQPGTQPAPAAALTAPSMPASPQPQQTPPNVTMPGVVLSQPTGGAALVQSPAGVLSLDVGTTLQPGSVLRLEVIGRPLPPPPMAPAASPPQGLSPDGWPTLDQAVDTLLQSDRQAAEQLMRMIPQAGPRLAAAMSLFTGAVRSGDARQLLSEPVTKGLEKAGRKDLADRLKKEFLDLAEESTRPMGRGDWQAITLPFAHGANIDPIDLYVHRPPNEDEGGGKKGSEQRFILDVRMSVLGRIQLDGLVQKDAKRFDLIVRTAEALPPVMCRDIAGIFAECGQMTGIKGQVSFQSGRSFVDLPPAGAPATQIVV